From the Leptotrichia sp. oral taxon 221 genome, one window contains:
- the argJ gene encoding bifunctional glutamate N-acetyltransferase/amino-acid acetyltransferase ArgJ produces MKIIENGTITDVKGIKATGISAKLKKSGKKDMALIYSEEKAVSAAVFTKNLAKAAPIILDIEHVKNNNTQAIIVNSGNANSCTGDTGLANAKKMTEIVANKLGLSAEEVLVQSTGIIGVQLDMEKIENGINQVVENLSEDGGIDAATAIMTTDTFVKQICLEIEIAGKKVKVAGMCKGSGMIHPNMATMLSFTVTDVNIEKSLLQKMFSEIADNTFNMISVDGDTSTNDMACVLANGLAGNEKIVDENSAGYDEFKKALYKVNEELAKLIAKDGEGATKLIQVTTNGAKTLEDAKKVSKSVITSSLFKAAVFGGDPNWGRILCAVGYSEADLMIDKVNIFLKAGNDMVQVAKNGMAQDFDVPKAEKILKAETVEIIIELNDGEFEATAWGCDLSYDYVKINAEYHT; encoded by the coding sequence ATGAAAATAATAGAAAATGGAACGATTACTGATGTTAAAGGAATTAAAGCAACTGGAATATCAGCAAAATTGAAAAAAAGTGGAAAAAAAGATATGGCTTTGATTTATAGTGAGGAAAAAGCGGTTTCAGCTGCGGTTTTTACAAAAAATTTGGCAAAGGCTGCACCAATTATTTTGGATATTGAGCATGTAAAAAATAATAATACACAAGCGATTATTGTAAATAGTGGAAATGCAAATTCTTGTACGGGGGATACTGGACTTGCGAATGCGAAAAAAATGACCGAGATCGTTGCAAATAAATTAGGATTGAGTGCTGAGGAAGTTTTAGTTCAGTCCACTGGAATTATCGGAGTTCAGCTTGATATGGAAAAAATTGAAAACGGAATTAATCAAGTAGTGGAAAATTTGTCAGAAGATGGCGGAATTGATGCGGCTACTGCGATTATGACTACCGACACCTTTGTTAAGCAGATTTGCTTGGAAATTGAGATTGCTGGGAAAAAGGTGAAAGTAGCTGGAATGTGTAAAGGTTCTGGAATGATCCATCCAAATATGGCGACAATGCTTTCATTTACTGTAACTGATGTAAATATTGAAAAATCTTTGTTGCAAAAAATGTTTTCTGAAATTGCTGACAACACTTTCAATATGATTTCAGTTGACGGAGATACGAGTACAAATGATATGGCTTGCGTTTTGGCGAACGGACTTGCAGGGAATGAAAAAATTGTTGATGAAAATTCAGCTGGATATGATGAGTTTAAAAAGGCGTTATACAAAGTGAATGAAGAATTGGCTAAATTAATTGCGAAAGATGGAGAAGGTGCAACAAAATTGATTCAAGTTACAACAAATGGAGCAAAAACATTGGAAGATGCGAAAAAAGTTTCAAAATCAGTTATCACTTCAAGTCTTTTTAAAGCGGCGGTTTTTGGTGGCGACCCAAACTGGGGAAGAATTCTGTGTGCGGTTGGATATTCAGAAGCTGATTTAATGATTGATAAAGTTAATATTTTCCTAAAAGCTGGAAATGATATGGTTCAAGTTGCGAAAAATGGTATGGCACAGGATTTTGATGTTCCAAAAGCTGAGAAAATTTTAAAGGCTGAAACCGTTGAAATAATTATTGAATTAAATGATGGAGAGTTTGAAGCGACTGCTTGGGGATGTGACTTGAGTTATGATTATGTGAAAATTAATGCGGAGTATCATACTTAA
- the argC gene encoding N-acetyl-gamma-glutamyl-phosphate reductase → MIKAGIVGATGYAGQQLLWILNNHKEVEIEFISSHSFAGENIGDIYKNYKKYFEKKLISIEEVKENLEKIDVLFLALPHGMSEDMTKLALEKDVKVIDLGADFRLDDSEIYEKWYKVKHNYPEINKNAVYGLPEIHKEEIKNTKVVASPGCYPTSAILGVAPLLKNGLVDTKKIIVDSKSGVSGAGRSAKLDLIYAEVNENFKAYNILKHRHTPEIKQEMDKLSNGDINLVFTPHLLPINRGILSTIYLDVKDEFKESLTEEKIYEIYNEFYKNEYFVRVTENLPEIKNVKNSNICEIGVRYDKEYGNIVIVSAIDNLIKGAGGQAVQSMNILFGFEEKEGLEFLSMYL, encoded by the coding sequence ATGATAAAAGCAGGAATTGTAGGAGCAACAGGTTATGCTGGACAGCAATTATTATGGATTTTAAATAATCACAAAGAGGTTGAAATAGAATTTATTTCATCGCATTCATTTGCGGGGGAAAATATTGGAGATATTTATAAAAATTATAAGAAATATTTTGAGAAAAAATTGATTTCGATTGAAGAAGTTAAGGAGAATTTGGAGAAAATTGATGTTTTATTTTTAGCTTTACCTCATGGAATGTCGGAAGATATGACGAAATTGGCTTTGGAAAAAGATGTAAAAGTTATAGATTTGGGAGCGGATTTTAGATTGGATGATTCAGAGATTTATGAAAAATGGTACAAAGTGAAACATAATTATCCAGAAATCAATAAAAATGCAGTTTACGGGCTTCCTGAAATTCACAAAGAAGAAATTAAAAATACGAAGGTTGTGGCTTCGCCTGGATGTTATCCCACTTCTGCTATTTTAGGCGTGGCACCGTTATTAAAAAATGGACTTGTTGATACGAAAAAAATTATTGTTGATTCGAAGTCAGGAGTTTCGGGAGCTGGAAGAAGTGCTAAATTGGATTTAATTTATGCTGAAGTTAATGAAAATTTTAAGGCTTATAACATTTTGAAACATAGACACACGCCTGAAATAAAGCAAGAGATGGATAAATTATCGAATGGGGATATTAATTTAGTATTTACTCCGCACTTGTTACCAATAAATAGAGGGATTCTTTCGACAATTTATTTGGATGTGAAGGATGAATTTAAGGAAAGTTTGACAGAAGAAAAAATTTATGAAATTTATAATGAATTTTATAAAAATGAGTATTTTGTGAGAGTTACTGAAAATTTGCCAGAGATAAAAAATGTGAAAAATAGTAATATTTGTGAGATTGGTGTTCGATATGACAAGGAATATGGAAACATTGTTATTGTATCGGCCATTGATAATTTGATAAAAGGTGCTGGTGGACAGGCGGTTCAGAGTATGAATATTTTATTTGGATTTGAAGAAAAAGAAGGATTGGAATTTTTGTCGATGTATTTATAA
- a CDS encoding class I SAM-dependent methyltransferase has product MKIENLEKNTYDEMVYKSNPFSYSSPLTLEACGTLFGLEPASSTKNSRILELGCSFGGNIITQALYYPDNYYVGVDLTEEQINTGKKMIEKMGLKNIELHQKDIMEIDESFGKFDYIITHGVFSWIPDAVKDKMISICNTNLNENGLAYISYNTLPGWKEGQKIRDMMLYVNKYFKDESLQTKTERGKVFLEIMIEQMKLYTDISEKKKEFIALMEKVLKMQNYYVGHEYLEAINDPMYFSEFAEMLEKKGLIHVSDINLRLSFASIYKKETKDRIEQLSGGNHIIKEQCIDFILDTQFRKSLICKKSQAEKLNFTESINNEIFDKFYYIPEYSEQEINNFPEVSELTKKLLEEKNIFQVSVVKDFYKEKGLSDEEIEEKLKKFRAFLLVNMIDGKVSYYCSNFEKVKFEENKVYVPEKFIKYLDTIVDESNTFIGASNYRNQLINGLNAIDVIVIKALKEPTTKKNLLKALKDVPIYRHTDEGSFEVPAEEYLEEALKKFENLHYFVKK; this is encoded by the coding sequence ATGAAAATAGAAAATTTAGAGAAAAATACTTATGATGAAATGGTTTATAAATCTAATCCTTTTAGCTACTCAAGTCCACTTACTTTAGAGGCTTGTGGTACACTTTTTGGTTTGGAACCTGCGAGTTCTACAAAAAATTCTAGAATCTTAGAATTAGGATGTTCTTTTGGTGGAAACATTATTACTCAAGCATTGTATTATCCTGACAATTACTATGTTGGAGTGGATTTAACTGAAGAACAAATAAATACTGGAAAAAAAATGATTGAAAAAATGGGATTGAAAAATATCGAATTACATCAAAAAGATATTATGGAAATTGACGAAAGTTTTGGAAAATTTGATTACATTATTACTCACGGAGTTTTTTCATGGATTCCAGATGCTGTAAAAGATAAAATGATATCAATTTGCAACACTAACCTAAATGAAAATGGATTAGCATACATTTCTTACAATACTCTTCCTGGTTGGAAAGAAGGACAAAAAATTAGAGATATGATGCTTTATGTAAACAAATATTTTAAAGATGAAAGTTTACAAACTAAAACTGAAAGAGGAAAAGTTTTCTTAGAAATTATGATTGAACAAATGAAACTTTATACAGATATTTCTGAGAAGAAAAAAGAATTTATTGCACTTATGGAAAAAGTTTTAAAAATGCAAAACTATTACGTCGGACACGAATACTTAGAAGCAATTAACGATCCAATGTATTTTTCTGAATTTGCAGAAATGCTTGAAAAGAAAGGGTTAATACATGTTTCTGACATTAACTTGAGATTATCTTTCGCAAGTATTTACAAAAAAGAAACTAAAGATAGAATCGAACAATTATCGGGTGGAAACCATATTATTAAAGAACAATGTATCGACTTCATTTTAGATACTCAATTTAGAAAATCTTTAATTTGTAAAAAAAGTCAAGCTGAAAAATTGAATTTTACAGAATCTATTAACAATGAAATTTTTGATAAATTCTACTACATCCCTGAATATTCTGAACAAGAAATCAACAATTTTCCAGAAGTTTCAGAATTAACAAAAAAATTATTGGAAGAAAAAAATATTTTCCAAGTATCAGTTGTTAAAGATTTCTACAAAGAAAAAGGACTTTCAGATGAAGAAATTGAAGAAAAATTAAAAAAATTCAGAGCATTCTTATTAGTAAATATGATTGATGGAAAAGTATCTTACTACTGCTCTAACTTTGAAAAAGTAAAATTTGAAGAAAACAAAGTTTACGTTCCAGAAAAATTCATTAAATATCTTGATACAATCGTTGACGAAAGCAACACATTTATTGGTGCTTCTAATTACAGAAACCAACTTATTAATGGCTTAAACGCAATCGATGTTATCGTGATAAAAGCATTGAAAGAACCAACTACTAAAAAGAATCTTTTAAAAGCATTGAAAGATGTACCTATTTACAGACACACTGATGAAGGAAGTTTTGAAGTGCCAGCTGAAGAATATCTTGAAGAAGCACTTAAAAAATTTGAAAATTTACATTATTTTGTAAAAAAATAG
- a CDS encoding LD-carboxypeptidase, whose translation MKFPEALKKGDNVFVFCPSSPIFPEDLEKCEKAIKDLGFNPVFGNSLRESYGGYMAGSPEIRVADLHEAFSREDIKGIICAKGGYSASLMLDKIDYELIRNNPKVFVGYSDVTNLHVVFNQKCDLGTYHGPMVKSNMFENFNDYTKNSFLKALENEKWIHKNPDYIEISVLETGNNNFDEVEGIITGGNLAIIATTLGTWYEIDVKDKILFLEDVEEPVGSIHRMLTHLKNCGKLNECKAIIFGNFADCGNKYDENYGVMEMLKDFFKDYDKPVIYNFESGHAKPFLATVPLGATCKINVKTKEISFEK comes from the coding sequence ATGAAATTTCCTGAAGCGTTGAAAAAAGGGGACAATGTATTTGTGTTTTGTCCGTCGTCACCGATTTTTCCAGAGGATTTGGAGAAGTGTGAGAAGGCGATAAAAGATTTGGGTTTTAATCCTGTTTTTGGAAATAGTTTGAGGGAGAGTTATGGTGGATATATGGCTGGAAGTCCCGAAATTAGGGTGGCTGACTTGCACGAGGCTTTTTCGAGAGAGGATATAAAGGGGATAATTTGTGCGAAAGGAGGATATAGTGCGTCGCTTATGTTGGATAAAATTGATTATGAGTTGATAAGAAATAATCCGAAAGTTTTTGTTGGATATAGTGATGTTACTAATTTGCATGTTGTTTTTAATCAGAAGTGTGATTTGGGTACATATCATGGGCCTATGGTGAAATCAAATATGTTTGAGAATTTTAATGATTATACGAAAAATTCGTTTTTGAAAGCATTGGAAAATGAAAAATGGATTCACAAAAATCCAGATTATATCGAAATTTCTGTTTTGGAAACTGGAAATAATAATTTTGATGAAGTTGAAGGGATTATAACAGGTGGAAATTTAGCGATAATTGCTACAACATTAGGAACTTGGTATGAAATTGATGTAAAAGATAAAATTTTGTTTTTAGAGGATGTGGAAGAGCCAGTTGGTTCGATTCATAGAATGTTGACTCATTTGAAGAATTGTGGAAAACTTAATGAGTGTAAAGCGATAATTTTTGGGAATTTTGCTGATTGTGGAAATAAATATGATGAAAATTATGGTGTGATGGAAATGTTAAAAGATTTTTTCAAAGATTATGACAAGCCAGTAATTTACAATTTTGAAAGTGGTCATGCGAAACCATTTTTGGCAACAGTTCCTTTAGGAGCGACTTGTAAAATTAATGTGAAGACTAAAGAAATTTCATTTGAGAAATAG
- a CDS encoding dipeptidase, whose protein sequence is MFFDMHADVWTDTLWQYEKGNKDVIRNKYKEKFEEGGLTGGIFVIYQNAMKTQTPEEDFFKNLRIMTEEVHRARDIIHIIKEADDFEKARELNKFAVMLGIEGLPGIGDKLDYIYLLEQLGVRHIGLTWNETNAFATGQKGDPNRGLTDLGIEAVKIIEELGIVLDLSHANDKTFWDVAKHAKKPFVATHSNSRVLCPAMRNLTDDQLAVIKERGGMVGMNSYHGFVSQNPEEKNLETLLNHMEYVAERIGLDKIGFGLDLGEYYTPEGEDPEGLLGVKDVTEIKNIAKALKNRGYSQKEIDMVTYGNFVEFYKKLRADK, encoded by the coding sequence ATGTTTTTTGATATGCACGCTGATGTGTGGACTGATACACTTTGGCAATATGAAAAAGGGAATAAAGATGTAATTAGAAATAAATATAAAGAAAAATTTGAGGAAGGTGGACTTACTGGTGGAATTTTTGTGATTTATCAAAATGCGATGAAGACACAGACGCCAGAAGAGGATTTTTTTAAAAATTTGAGAATTATGACGGAAGAAGTTCATCGAGCAAGGGACATTATTCATATAATTAAAGAGGCTGATGATTTTGAGAAAGCTAGGGAATTAAATAAGTTTGCGGTTATGCTTGGGATTGAAGGATTACCTGGGATTGGTGATAAATTGGATTATATTTATTTGTTGGAGCAGTTGGGCGTTCGGCATATTGGATTGACTTGGAATGAGACAAATGCTTTTGCAACTGGGCAAAAAGGAGATCCAAATCGTGGATTGACTGACTTAGGGATTGAAGCGGTTAAAATTATTGAGGAATTGGGAATTGTGTTGGATCTTTCACATGCTAATGATAAAACATTTTGGGATGTGGCAAAACATGCGAAAAAACCATTTGTAGCGACACATTCAAATTCAAGAGTTCTTTGTCCTGCGATGAGAAATTTAACTGACGATCAATTAGCTGTTATAAAAGAGCGTGGTGGAATGGTTGGAATGAATAGTTATCACGGTTTTGTGAGTCAAAATCCTGAAGAAAAAAATCTTGAAACATTGTTAAATCACATGGAATATGTTGCGGAACGAATTGGGTTGGATAAGATCGGATTTGGACTTGATTTGGGTGAATATTATACGCCTGAGGGAGAGGATCCAGAAGGACTTTTAGGTGTAAAAGATGTTACTGAAATAAAAAATATTGCAAAAGCCTTGAAAAATAGAGGGTATTCGCAAAAGGAAATTGATATGGTAACATATGGAAATTTTGTTGAGTTTTACAAAAAATTGAGAGCAGATAAATAA
- a CDS encoding gamma-glutamyl-gamma-aminobutyrate hydrolase family protein, with translation MRKPVIGITSSYENNPERQNSYLTSVSMDYSKAVMESGGIPFVLPVHENLEVIREQIQHLDGLLLAGGGDPDPVLYGEDCLQNVGSITPERDAFELAILEEFLKTEKPILGICRGLQLANVYYGGTLYQDISYIDTKIQHRQTWLQQLPTHNIDILEKDNILYEIFGEKARVNSFHHQMIKDMGKGLTPIAKASDGVVEAFQNKNHPFFYGVQWHPEMMSTRGNEDMKKIFDRFIGACNTK, from the coding sequence ATGAGAAAACCAGTAATAGGAATAACATCATCTTACGAAAATAATCCAGAAAGACAAAATTCTTACTTAACAAGTGTTTCGATGGATTATAGTAAAGCGGTAATGGAATCGGGAGGAATTCCGTTTGTGTTGCCAGTTCATGAAAATTTGGAAGTTATTAGAGAGCAGATTCAGCATTTGGATGGATTGTTGTTAGCAGGAGGAGGAGATCCAGATCCAGTGCTTTATGGTGAGGATTGTTTGCAGAATGTTGGGAGTATTACGCCTGAGAGAGATGCGTTTGAATTGGCGATTTTAGAGGAGTTTTTGAAGACTGAGAAACCGATTTTAGGTATTTGTCGTGGATTACAGTTGGCGAATGTTTATTACGGTGGAACACTTTACCAAGATATCTCGTACATTGACACAAAAATTCAACATAGACAAACTTGGTTACAGCAATTGCCAACTCATAATATCGATATTTTGGAAAAGGATAATATTTTGTATGAAATTTTTGGAGAAAAAGCAAGAGTAAATTCGTTTCATCATCAAATGATTAAAGATATGGGAAAAGGGTTAACACCGATTGCAAAAGCGTCTGATGGAGTTGTTGAAGCATTTCAAAATAAAAATCATCCATTTTTTTATGGAGTTCAATGGCACCCTGAAATGATGTCTACTCGTGGAAATGAAGATATGAAAAAGATTTTTGATAGATTTATTGGAGCTTGTAATACGAAATAA
- a CDS encoding autotransporter domain-containing protein gives MNNKKGLCLIGLAALLVSCGGGGGGGGSTTNTPTPTPTNPTVTKKEEPTYATSINGGVNAAFNSSGNIQWNGSTGYNASNPHNHTNTAYNGSGVKVGIIDTGFNNSAYSGDLTSELGTRYENVNTTNTTLPTDNHGVIIAKLVGGTTSGVAKGVSIVAADATVVSGSSSSINPTAAMYETLYNKGVRIYNQSFGSEGSLAGFTTDTTSSNYFGYAVGTDILDFYKKAVNNGSLLVWAAGNNSSQTYSTLQGTLPHWEPSLQQGWLNVVGLTQKGTDANKGNMNLSWNNLQPYSHAGAAKNWTVSAIADYTTTIGGTNVVTFGSSNATATVSGTAALIKQKYPFMDGSLLRQTILSTATDIGDPGVDDVYGWGLLNIDKALNGPALFDKRLALGDAVSVNITDGGTYVFSNDISGDAGLTLTGNGTLKLTGNSTFTGNTSVASGSHLYINGGYRSSSVAVAQNATLSTQNANVSGNVTNSGTISNTGNTTLSSYVATDNSKIESDLDSRINVKGKAELGNSTIAIKAEKDGEAQYVTAKGKKVNVITSDTEVTGNPTVTTTEALKSEKTQDGNSVDVKVSRKNVNEYVKEIDGDQMQKDTAEGLEASLKDLDEKVENNNDESVKEFKKAAAKLQTMSSHSALSTLDSLSGQIYASSQALTFEQSQTINKDLTNRLVMLGTLDDSKEKFGLWLSGIGSKGRLKQDGYAKGDTHTYGGQVGIDRKFGDNLILGAALAYSRADVKFDRYGGKSDADSFATSLYGRLGNKNNPLYLQGRIGVGFVDTDVERDILLSSTDVSRQKINHNDRVVSGYLETGYDLKNKEGDFVVTPFVGLSHDSVRRGAFSETNSQFGLTADKKTYDQTSGLVGLRVGKAVRFNNGAKTTLQGYVTHQRAFNDEDLSFDAHYTGLPGTNFTVKGIGLEKSQTWVGVGALTEFNPRMAWYVNYDAKLRSNKNNNNVFTTGLRWSF, from the coding sequence ATGAACAATAAAAAAGGACTATGTCTAATAGGATTAGCCGCTCTTTTAGTTAGTTGTGGTGGCGGTGGAGGTGGAGGAGGTTCTACAACAAATACCCCTACCCCTACTCCAACAAATCCAACAGTTACAAAAAAAGAAGAACCAACTTATGCAACTTCGATAAACGGAGGAGTAAACGCGGCATTCAATTCAAGTGGAAACATACAATGGAATGGTAGTACAGGATACAACGCTTCAAATCCTCATAACCACACAAATACAGCATATAATGGTAGTGGGGTAAAAGTAGGAATAATCGATACAGGATTTAATAATTCAGCATATTCTGGTGATTTAACAAGTGAATTAGGAACTAGATATGAAAATGTTAATACAACAAATACAACTTTACCAACAGATAACCATGGGGTTATAATCGCAAAATTAGTTGGAGGAACAACTTCAGGAGTAGCAAAAGGTGTTTCGATCGTAGCAGCAGATGCGACAGTAGTAAGTGGTTCTTCATCGTCAATTAATCCAACAGCTGCAATGTACGAAACATTGTACAATAAAGGTGTAAGAATTTACAATCAATCATTCGGAAGTGAAGGATCATTGGCTGGATTTACTACAGACACAACATCTTCAAATTATTTTGGATATGCAGTTGGAACAGATATATTGGACTTTTATAAAAAAGCAGTAAATAATGGTTCATTATTAGTATGGGCTGCTGGAAATAATTCGTCACAAACTTATTCAACATTGCAAGGAACATTGCCACATTGGGAACCTTCATTACAACAAGGTTGGTTGAATGTAGTAGGATTAACTCAAAAGGGAACTGATGCGAATAAGGGAAATATGAACTTGTCATGGAATAATTTACAACCATATTCTCATGCAGGAGCAGCTAAAAACTGGACAGTATCAGCAATTGCTGATTATACAACAACAATAGGTGGTACAAATGTAGTTACTTTTGGAAGTTCGAATGCAACAGCAACAGTATCAGGGACAGCAGCATTAATTAAACAAAAATATCCATTTATGGATGGAAGTTTATTAAGACAAACAATTTTATCTACAGCAACTGATATTGGAGATCCAGGTGTAGATGATGTTTATGGTTGGGGACTTTTAAATATTGATAAAGCGTTGAATGGACCAGCATTGTTTGATAAGAGATTAGCTTTAGGAGATGCAGTTTCAGTTAATATTACTGATGGTGGAACTTATGTATTCTCAAATGATATTTCTGGAGACGCAGGATTGACATTAACAGGAAATGGTACGTTAAAATTAACAGGAAATTCAACATTTACAGGTAATACGTCTGTTGCAAGTGGTTCACACTTATATATAAATGGTGGATATAGATCTTCTTCTGTAGCTGTTGCACAAAATGCCACTTTATCAACACAAAATGCGAATGTATCTGGAAATGTAACAAATTCTGGAACAATTTCGAATACTGGAAATACAACATTGTCTAGCTATGTAGCTACTGATAATTCAAAAATTGAAAGTGATTTAGATTCTAGAATTAATGTAAAAGGAAAAGCTGAATTAGGAAATTCAACAATAGCAATTAAGGCAGAAAAAGATGGAGAAGCACAATACGTAACTGCAAAAGGTAAAAAAGTAAATGTAATTACATCTGATACTGAAGTAACAGGAAATCCAACAGTTACGACAACAGAAGCATTGAAATCTGAAAAAACGCAAGATGGTAATTCAGTTGATGTAAAAGTTAGCAGAAAAAATGTAAACGAGTATGTTAAAGAAATTGATGGAGATCAAATGCAAAAAGATACAGCTGAAGGTCTTGAAGCATCATTGAAAGATTTAGATGAAAAAGTTGAAAATAATAATGATGAAAGTGTAAAAGAATTTAAGAAAGCAGCGGCTAAATTACAAACAATGTCTTCACATTCAGCATTGTCAACTCTAGATAGTTTGTCTGGACAAATTTATGCATCATCACAAGCATTAACATTTGAACAATCTCAAACAATTAATAAAGATTTGACTAATAGATTGGTAATGTTGGGAACATTGGATGATTCAAAAGAAAAATTTGGATTGTGGTTGTCTGGAATTGGTTCAAAAGGTAGATTGAAACAAGATGGATACGCAAAAGGTGATACTCATACATACGGTGGTCAAGTTGGAATTGATAGAAAATTCGGAGATAATTTAATATTAGGAGCAGCTTTGGCTTACTCTAGAGCAGATGTCAAATTTGATAGATATGGTGGAAAATCAGATGCTGACAGTTTTGCAACATCATTGTATGGAAGATTAGGAAATAAAAATAATCCACTATACTTGCAAGGAAGAATTGGAGTAGGATTTGTAGATACTGATGTTGAAAGAGATATTCTTTTGAGTAGTACTGATGTTTCTAGACAAAAAATAAATCACAATGACAGAGTTGTTTCTGGATACTTGGAAACAGGGTATGACTTGAAAAATAAAGAAGGAGACTTTGTTGTAACACCATTTGTTGGATTGAGTCATGATTCAGTTAGAAGAGGAGCTTTCTCAGAAACAAATAGCCAATTTGGATTGACAGCAGATAAGAAAACTTATGATCAAACTTCAGGATTAGTAGGATTGAGAGTAGGAAAAGCAGTAAGATTTAATAATGGAGCTAAAACAACATTACAAGGATATGTAACACACCAAAGAGCATTTAATGATGAAGATTTGAGTTTTGATGCACATTATACAGGATTACCTGGAACAAACTTTACTGTAAAAGGAATTGGATTAGAAAAATCTCAAACTTGGGTAGGAGTAGGAGCATTAACTGAATTTAATCCAAGAATGGCTTGGTATGTAAACTATGATGCTAAATTGAGAAGTAATAAAAATAATAATAATGTATTTACAACAGGTTTAAGATGGAGTTTCTAA